The Pasteuria penetrans genome segment CGGGTCCGACCCTATATCAGTGTCTCAATTGGGGGGTTATCATTCCTCCGCAGGTTGTCGAGGACGTTTTTGTCGCATGTTCCTATGCACGGTCGCAGGGGCTCAATCCCCGCGGCATCCACCCGCACAATGTGATTCTGCAGGGGGGGCGTGCTAAGGTCATTGATGTGGCGGAGTTTTTGAAGCCTGGTGATGATAAACGTTGGTTGCATACGGTGGCCTATTACGAGTCCTTTTACCACCTGTTGTGTGGCCGGCGTATGCCGATTTGGCTGATGGAGACGTTGAAGGGTGCTTATAAGATAAAGCAGAGAATGCGGGGGGGCCTGGGTAATTCGGAGCATAGATAGATTTTTGTTTAGGATCAGATGTCAGAAGATTCCCTCGCTAGGGGTAGACGTGTCCAACTCATGAAGGGGGTAAGGATGTCTCCAATTCAGTGGGGGAACTCCTATATTCATGATGGGAATGGGAATATCCTTCTCTCTCGTGGGGTTATCCAGTGTGATGGGGTCCGGGTGCTACGAAGTGTAAGAAGGATCTTAGAGGAATATTGGACCTGGGAATTCAGTTTCGGGAACGGCATAGTTCTATAGATCATCTATTTCGCGATAGAACCCTGTATTCCCCTCTCCCTAGATGGGAACCATCCCACTGTATTCCACAGGTAGATTGGGAAGATAAATATTAATGTCGAGTAGACCTAGTATTTTCATCCGAGTCCCTTACAGATCCGGACATGATACCCCCTGCATCTTCTGGCTCTTCCCGTCCTATCCCAATCTTCAGATCCTTTGGGTGTCGGGTCCAAAGTATGGACGGCATGGGGTTGGTCATTTAGGCACCCCCTACCTTACTTTCCATTCTTGCTTTTATGTACTCATAACATTCTATATATTAATATATTTTCGCTATATGTAAGCATTTATTCAATATCTATTTTAATTTATTGTTAAAAGTCTTACGATTCAAATGGGTCTCCGCTGTTCATAGCGGGTAGATGAACGGCAACTCTTTAGCATGAATTTTTTACGGGAATCTGCGTGGACAAATGTGTTTATGGGGTGACGCGTTAGAAAACGAATAAAATGCTTGCTATCTGATGACTGTAAAATTAAGGATCATAGTTCCTTGGTTTGATAGTTATATAAAAAACAACAAAAAAATAGGTCATTAGCCCCTCTTCTACTATAATGCTCCATAGAGAATGCCAAAATTCCTATGGAAAAGCAAGTGTTAGAGATAATAACCTGCCCCCACTTTACCACAAATCCCCTTTGCAGTGTAGATGGTGTAATAGCTTATGTTGAAGTTGGTTTATCGGACGTACCCAAACACTATGGACGCATTTCCTGGAGTAGGGTTCAGGATCTTTCCGAGGTTCTTTTGAAACATAAACCCAAACAAGGATTCGGATTCCGAGTCCGTCCCCGGGGAGCATTCAGTTTTTGGCTGCTCACAAAAATCAATTACAAACCACCCATTGGGCCAAAGATTTTATAACCACAACAGAAACGCCATAGACAAAAAACACACGGGAATCTAGAAAAAATGGGATCATTTTAGGGATGGAATTGGTGTAGGGGGACATCGGCCGGTGTTGGGGATGTTTATGGAAGATGGGTGAGATATTTCTTATGAAACGATCCCTGCCCGTGGCATCCCCCGGCATAATGGTTGCAGAAAATAGGGTAATTTGTTACCCTCATTGGGTTAGGTCATGATTATGGATTATTTTCCATAGGTGGAAAGGATTGCACAGTATTTTATCCTGGTGGGGTGGGTCTTCCATCAATGGGGGGGATAGGGTTGTTACGGGTGGGTAGTGTTTATCGAGCCCATTATACTATAGAGCATGTTGTGCCTTTTCTATCGGGCCAGCTGGCAATGGCTTCCGCGGAGAATCGACGATATTATCTGCAGAGTGTACCCTTGCGAAAACGTTCCCCTGAGCGTATGGTACGGCAGTATCGTTCCCTCGTACACGAGGCATGGCTACCTGTAAGCAGGGTTTATGAGGAAAGTAGACAACTCGTGTTGGTACGGCCCTTTCTTCCTTTGGTACCCCTCAGTGAGGTATTGATTCGGCACGGAAAGTTACCCGTGTCCTTTGTTTTATCCCTAGGGAGGCAATTGCTTGATTTTGCTTTGTTGCTGGAACTGCAGATGGTTCCCCTACGTCTGATGCTCGATCTCCGCAATGTGGGGATGACAGGGGATGGTAGCTTTAAGGTTCTGGGTTGTACAGTACCACGGGTAACCGAGGTTGCGGAGGGAGGACTGGATTGGGGAACATGGTTTTTTTGTCTATTAAGTGGGGAATTACATGATAAACCTATGATTTCCCTTCCCTTTCCGATTCCCCTTCGTCGTTCTTTGCGGATCTTTATAGACAAAATATTCGGTGAAATAGACCCTAACCGTGTCCTAGGGCATCTTGAGGAATGTAGAGGACGTCGTTTCCTGGCACATTATAGGGAACGATGGGGTTGGCATCGGGACATTCCATGGGAAAAATTAGTACATCATGGAGTGGAACCGTCAGCAGGGAGGCCGGTGGCAGTTCAACAATCAGTACCCCCGGTATCTATGTTTCGGGATCGTAAAATAACCCCACCCCCGGTGGTTATCCCGTGGAAACAGGGGGACAGTATTGGTCATGGTCTGCAGTTGATGGAATCATTGACGGCAAGGGAACGATCACGCTGGACACCACTCTGGCAGAAAACCCTAAGGGGAATCCAAAAATTACAAGAAGAGCAGGCCCTTTACGAAAGGCATGGACAATCACAAATGGAGCAGCGCCGGCTGGATACTCTACGTGCGGAACAAGATTTATTGGAGGGGTTCTGGCAAGAGGTTCAACAGAAGGAAGGGGGGGGGTGTGTGTAGGTCTCCCCCTTCCCTAGCGTTTGTGGACTGGCGTTGGTTTGTGATTCATAGGTTCCATCTCTCCAAGAAAATCAATATTCCACGGATTTGGACAAGGCCTAGGGACGCATAATGATGTTGGTGCCTATCATGATAACGGCGATAGGTATGGTCCCAACCATGTCATTTTTACTTTTTAGTACCCTTTTTAAAGTAAAATTTAAAAATATAATAATTTAGTATAGAGTAGCGAACGCCAAAGTCCCCCAGAGGGGGTCCTAAATTCCTGGAAATTCATCTGGATTTTTCCACTGAGTATATCCGCTTATTAGTAGAAGTATTTATACCGTGTATTTGTTAGTAAATAGTGTGTTATGATTGTGGAATAGTAAGTACGAAAACCAGGGTGGGTGCGTCCAAAGGATCGGCCCGTACCGTACTTTCGATTCGACATCCAGGGGGCGGGTTTTGTTTTATCGTCATACCTACGTTCCCTCCCTCTATCTGGAGATGGGCCGTCATGTTCCCAATGCTAATAAAACACTTTTCATTTACCACATATTTACCATAATTATGGTATTTTTGCGGGTGTTTGTTTTTTATATATTCTGAATTCATGGGTATCAGGGTTCCACTTTTCTTTTTGTGATAGTATTTTTCAATTCCACTGATTGAGGGTGATAGGGTTGATGAGCGTCCCTTCTCCTAGTAGATGGATCGTTTCCCCCACTAGGGCATTTTTATTTGGCGATGAAGTTACTGTTCCAGACGGGGACCCATTCGCCTTGCTATTGGATATCCAGGCGTGTAGGGATACCCCCTCTACACCGTGATGATTCCATTGGATGCGGGGGCTGTGCAAAGAATTTTACAGGGTTTGGAGACTTTGTATCCTAGGGCTCGTTGTGAATTGGTATACCAAACACCCTTTCAGCTGTTGGTAGCAACGATGCTTTCTGCGCAAACTACGGATCAGCAAGTGAATGATGCAACAAAGGTTCTATTTCGAGATTGTCCTACCCCGGATCGGATGGTGCAATTGGATGAGGATACGTTGGTTTCCTACCTACGACGTTTGGGATTGTTTCGTACCAAGGCCCGTCATGTTCTCAGAATGTGTCATATGTTGATGGACGAGTATAAGGGAGATGTACCAAGGGATCGTGTTGCTTTGGAATCCTTCCCCGGGGTTGGGAGAAAGACAGCCAACGTGGTGTTGGCCTATGCGTTTTCCATTCCTGCATTGGCTGTGGATACTCACGTGCATAGGGTAGCGAACCGGTTGGGATTGGCAGCGTCGCGGAAGCCCTTAGAGACGGAGAGGCAGTTGGTACGACTCCTGCCACGGGAGAGATGGATTCCTATCCATCAGCAGTTGATTTGGCATGGCCGCCGGGTCTGTAGGGCTCGAAGGCCTTTATGTTCAGAGTGTCCCTTGATAGAGGACTGTCTCTATGGGAGGCAGCAACGTAGTCCGTGAAGGAATTGACAAGGTGTAGAGGGAAGAATACAACCCAGGGTGTGTTTTGTATGTTTTTACCATTCTGAAATGAATACGTACTTCCAGTCTTTACTTCTATTAGCTTGTGTGTTTTTGGAGCATACTCTCCGATAAAGGATTGCATGGAGGAAGTTGCATGCATACGGGGGGATTTTGGTTATGAGAGGAGGAAAGTTTCGTCCTTCCTTCCTCCGGCATGCTACCCTATTGCCTCCGCGCAATAGGCGTGTACAAGCGAGGACATCTGCCGGGTATCGTTTCTTTACATGGGGATGGTTTTTCTTTGTTCTTGTCTCCGTTGGTGCGATCATTGTGACAGGTTATGTAACCGTTGTATTTGGGGAGCATATGTTCCCGCCGGATAGGATTGAGGCGCGGTATAAACCGGTTGCGTCCGTGCTACGGGATCGAATGGGTAGGGTATTTGGGCAATTAGGACGCCAACAAAGCGAATATTTGTCGTTGCAGGAGATAAGGGAAAAGAATCCCCTGCTTCTGCGGATGCTGGAGAGGGTTGAGGATCATCGATTTCGTAGGCATCATGGCGTAGATTTCCAGGGTGTGTTGCGAGCGGTCTGGAAAAATGTTCAGGTACTCGATCGACAGGAGGGCGCGGGTACGATTACGATGCAGACGTGTCGTAATATTGTTCTCCAGGATCACAGGAAGTCCCTCTCACGCAAGTTCAAGGAAATAGTTTGTGCCCTGAATTTGGAGCGTCGGTATTCTAAGGACACGATTTTGGAAGCTTATGCAAATTACATATCGTATGGTTTCACAATTTATGGATTACCTATGGCGGCTAAGATCTATTTTGGTGTTGATTTGGCTAAGCAGACATTACGACCTGAGCAGGCGGCCATGCTTGCCGGCATGCCGAAGGGACCTAATCAGTATAATCCCATTCGCCATCCACAGCAGGCATTGCAGCGGCGTAATCAGGTACTGGAGATGATGGCTCAGGGTGATGAGGATGACCCTCCCATTCTTACGCAGCCTCAAGTGCGGGAGTTGCAGAAGAGGGGATTGGGTGTTTATTCGGAAGCAGAACGTTTTCTGTTGATTCGGGCGGGGAGGGAAGCCTTTAGGGACGTTGTAGAAAATGAAATTCGTCAGCGTTATGGTCTAGATCCTGATCGAATCATTGGTCAGGGATACCAGGTTTATACCTCTATGGACCCAAAGGCACAGGAAGTAACGGAACAGGTATTGCGGAATGATAAATTCTTTCGTGATGTTCAAGGGAGACCGTTGCCCTTGGTAGACGCAGGAATGGTACTCTTAGAGCCACGTACGGGACATATTCTTGCAGTGGGGGGGGGGGCGTCGTTTCCAGTTTGGATCGAGAAACCGTGCTTTGGAACGGGTACCTGCAGGTTCAGCTATCAAGCCACTGACCGTTTTCACCCCAGCCATTCAGGAGGGGGGGTATAATGAGTATAGTTTGGTACCCGATCGGCCGATTCGATTGGGGGATTGGGAACCAAGGAATTTCAATGGGGAATGCGAGGATGACGATGTTACAATGCGGGAGGTGGTAGCTCAGTCGCTCAATTTACCCAGCGTTTGGTTACTCAAAGAGGTTGTGGGTTTAGATAAGGCCATGAATTATGCACTCCGGCTTGGTTTGCCACTCCTACCCCCTGACAGGAATTATGCACCTCTTGCTTTGGGGGGGTTGTCCAGGGGCGTCCATGCGGGGGAATTGGCCCAAGCCTATTCCGTGTATCCCAATCATGGTAGCTACCTACCCATGCATGCCGTGGTTTCTCTTCGTGATCGAGCAGGGGCAGAGATACAGCCTTTGGATTTTCCACAGAAGTTGATTTCTGTTTTTCAACCGAAGGCTGCCTATTATATGACGCGGATGATGGAGGCGGTGGTTCGGTATGGAACCGCAAACTCTGTTCGTCTCAAGAGGAATCGGCCTGTGGCTGGTAAGACAGGTACTAGCCAGAATGGTGAGGTTGCTTGGTTTGTTGGATTTACACCGGATCGTGTTTTGGCCGTGAATGTTTTTTATCCACAACGCCAGGCGGTCATTAGCATGCATGGGAGTGAGATTCCAACCCGACTTTTTAGCGCCGTGTTGGACGGGGTGATGGCAACTCCACCCCAATCCTTTCGCCCTCCGCCAGGTATTTCCCCACCGGCTCCTCCCTTTGATCTCCAGACACCCACAGTTCGTTTGGTAGCTGAGGGGGATTGGGTTCGTTTGCATTGGCCTGCCCAACCGGAAAGAGTGGTTTTTGCGATCTATCGTGCAGCTGTGGGGGGGAAATTTGAGAAGATAGCACAGACCAGGGCCAACGTGACTACATATCAGGATCTACCGCCTCCTGGGGATCGTGCGTATTCGTATCGTGTGGCTGCTATTGATGTCCTTGAGTCCCAAACGCCCCCTCAATTTTCTGATGTATATTCAGTGATTCTACCGCGGTCCTTTTCATCCCCCCCTATCTTTTCACAACCAGGGGGGAAATTGGGGAGGCAGGGTGAATCAGGGGGGGATGATGAGCCCAAGAAGAGTGAATCAGGGGATGATGAGCCCAAGAAGAGTGAATCAGGGGACGATGAGCCCAAGAAGAGTGAATCTAGGGGGGATGAACCTGAGGAAGGTGAATCCATCAAAAGGGATGAACTCAAGAGGAAAAACCCCCTTGCTCCTTCTCCCGATTCTAAGGATCCCAAGGGGGAAAGGGATTCTGTTCCGATTCCTCTGTCATGATGGGGACCTATCCCAATATCTTTTTGTGTGTCCCGTAAGTTGTATAGGTGATGGGGGTTGTGATGGATTCTTCGGAACCGGGGTTGATAAGTAGGATAGGTCCCCAATATCTCACATGCCATAGGATGATAGGTTCGTGGCCTGGGATCCGTGGCCGTATCCATCATCATGGAATTCAGAAACTGAAAGGGTGTTCGCATCCAGGACATTTTGTACTATGGAATCGATCAGCCAGAATGCATTCCGACTGGGCGCATGGTTTTTCAAAACCTTCGTTCACGCGGTTTATATACAATATACCTCCTGATGACTACGAATGCCCATGACGGATCCCTATGGCCATACAAGTCCCCCTTGTCCAATGGGAAAATTAGGCCGGAATCTACGGGAGGCAACTCCGGAGCGGGATTGGTCCCCTGTCGCAGGATGAGGGTCCTTCCCAGAAAGAATTCTTGGGGAGGGGTACGGGAAGAGCCCTTAGGGAAATATGGATCCTAGACGGCTATGGGGCTCGATCATGAATACCGCCTCCCGTACCATTCGTACCATGGGGATGTTTTGGAAGAGTCCAATTACGATTCACCTTCGTTATGATGGAAACGATTGTACGGTTTATCGTACCACCAACATAACGGAACGAGGGAGGGGGAAAATCAAATGAAAAAAGGTTCGTTGCTCTCTAATCTTGGGTGTCCTTCATCCCGTGGTGGGGCTTTGCATCCTAAAACGCAGCAGAAAGCAACGAGAAAGAGCCGTGCGGAAGAGCGGGTTGATTGTATTATAATATTTTAGTATAATATTTTAATAATAAATACATAAAACAGGGGCTTCTTAGATGATGTCGGAAACGGTCATTGGGGCCGTTGTTCTATATAATTTCAAAGTATTCACATATTCGACCAATTGTAGGAAATCATAGATCTCGTGAATTTCAATTTTCGTATGATTCATGAAGGATAACAGGGGGGCGAACAGCCCCCCTGATTTATTGTACCGGTTCAGTAATTTCCTTTTTCAATTTATTTTCCTTTTTTATTTTAATTTATTTAAAGTCTCCTTTTTCTATGTCTTTGTCTACTGCGTCTTGTGATTCCTTATGCTTTGATGGATTTTTTCGGGCTTCTTCTGCAATCTTCTTCAGAATGGACCGCACTTCTTCCGGGGTGGATTTATTCCCAGTTCCGTATTTACTATTATATTCATTGGATGCACTTGCGAAATCTTTCAATTCATCCGTAGATATTTCGTTTGGATTCCTCATTTCTTTTTCAACTAGTATTTTCAATTGATTATTGAGTTTCTTCGCTAGATCTTTCTGTGTGTATGATGAGTTTAGGCCACCACTTTTATGCATATTTTTGCTTGATGTTGTACCTTCCTGATCCCCTGTCGACTCGGCCATGACACTATTTCCCCCCATCAGGGTCAACAGGCTGGTGGAGGCGAATAGAATACCCATTTTTGCTTTTTTTACCATGATTATGAACACTCTCCTTTTTTTTATTAGGATAACTACACCCCTATCTCTTGGCAGGGATTAGCATTCCTACTTACTTAAGTATAATTTGTTTATACATATATGTATATATAATGGGTATTTCAATCTCCTTACATTATCCTTACATTGGTTCAACCTCTCTGTTTTCGGTCCATCATGGTCCGATGTTTCAACATTTGCTCGGGGGTACGAAGCAGGATCCATGCCCGTTTTTTGTATGTTACCCCCCATATTGACAATTCGTACTTCTTCCCCTTGACTCTGTGACGATTTCTTTCCTTCTGAATCCTGATTCATCAACCGATGTCATGGTTTCTTCTCCCCGCACGGCGGCAGGGGGTAGGGTAAGAAGCCATAACGTCGTGAGGTAATCCATTGGGGAACACCGTGGGGTGTTTGAGGGAGAGAGTTGTCCTATCCTTGTTTTTTCTCCCCACCGCGTGGTTATCTTCTCTATCCTTAGTATCCCCCACTTCTAGGCGCGGCCCACTGCTTTGTGTGGTTCATCAACAAGTCATTGATGGCCTACCCCTGGGGACGTCATCGATTAGGCCCCCTAGTACAATAGGTCCCGGTGGGTATCATGATAGCTGGTTTCTTGTAAGGGGTGGACATGAAAATGGT includes the following:
- a CDS encoding serine/threonine protein kinase gives rise to the protein MQNKSQLGLIDFSPTLHHSKAVRVKFLPPSLRIVGRGTDAVVVQGICGGGIVYKVYHPGTIHKRDREWEVYRRLRRHPHFGVCLAAQDNWLALRYEPGPTLYQCLNWGVIIPPQVVEDVFVACSYARSQGLNPRGIHPHNVILQGGRAKVIDVAEFLKPGDDKRWLHTVAYYESFYHLLCGRRMPIWLMETLKGAYKIKQRMRGGLGNSEHR
- the nth gene encoding endonuclease III gives rise to the protein MIPLDAGAVQRILQGLETLYPRARCELVYQTPFQLLVATMLSAQTTDQQVNDATKVLFRDCPTPDRMVQLDEDTLVSYLRRLGLFRTKARHVLRMCHMLMDEYKGDVPRDRVALESFPGVGRKTANVVLAYAFSIPALAVDTHVHRVANRLGLAASRKPLETERQLVRLLPRERWIPIHQQLIWHGRRVCRARRPLCSECPLIEDCLYGRQQRSP
- a CDS encoding transglycosylase domain-containing protein, with translation MRGGKFRPSFLRHATLLPPRNRRVQARTSAGYRFFTWGWFFFVLVSVGAIIVTGYVTVVFGEHMFPPDRIEARYKPVASVLRDRMGRVFGQLGRQQSEYLSLQEIREKNPLLLRMLERVEDHRFRRHHGVDFQGVLRAVWKNVQVLDRQEGAGTITMQTCRNIVLQDHRKSLSRKFKEIVCALNLERRYSKDTILEAYANYISYGFTIYGLPMAAKIYFGVDLAKQTLRPEQAAMLAGMPKGPNQYNPIRHPQQALQRRNQVLEMMAQGDEDDPPILTQPQVRELQKRGLGVYSEAERFLLIRAGREAFRDVVENEIRQRYGLDPDRIIGQGYQVYTSMDPKAQEVTEQVLRNDKFFRDVQGRPLPLVDAGMVLLEPRTGHILAVGGGASFPVWIEKPCFGTGTCRFSYQATDRFHPSHSGGGV
- a CDS encoding penicillin-binding transpeptidase domain-containing protein, whose amino-acid sequence is MERVPAGSAIKPLTVFTPAIQEGGYNEYSLVPDRPIRLGDWEPRNFNGECEDDDVTMREVVAQSLNLPSVWLLKEVVGLDKAMNYALRLGLPLLPPDRNYAPLALGGLSRGVHAGELAQAYSVYPNHGSYLPMHAVVSLRDRAGAEIQPLDFPQKLISVFQPKAAYYMTRMMEAVVRYGTANSVRLKRNRPVAGKTGTSQNGEVAWFVGFTPDRVLAVNVFYPQRQAVISMHGSEIPTRLFSAVLDGVMATPPQSFRPPPGISPPAPPFDLQTPTVRLVAEGDWVRLHWPAQPERVVFAIYRAAVGGKFEKIAQTRANVTTYQDLPPPGDRAYSYRVAAIDVLESQTPPQFSDVYSVILPRSFSSPPIFSQPGGKLGRQGESGGDDEPKKSESGDDEPKKSESGDDEPKKSESRGDEPEEGESIKRDELKRKNPLAPSPDSKDPKGERDSVPIPLS